Proteins found in one Streptococcus mitis genomic segment:
- a CDS encoding thiamine diphosphokinase, whose translation MSEYKLSENNWTKVAVFAGGDRGHYRTDFDAFVGVDRGSLWVLEEDLPLALAVGDFDSVTEEERQVIQKRAQHFVQARPEKDDTDLELALLTIFEQNPQAEVTIFGALGGRIDHMLANVFLPSNPKLVPYMRQIAIEDGQNLIAYCPEGTSQLHPRSDYDYLAFMPVRDSQLTILGAKYELTEENFFFKKVYASNEYIDREVSVTCPDGYVVVLHSKDRR comes from the coding sequence ATGAGCGAGTACAAACTCTCAGAAAACAACTGGACTAAGGTTGCCGTTTTTGCAGGCGGAGACCGTGGTCATTATCGGACGGACTTTGATGCTTTTGTTGGTGTGGATCGAGGCTCGCTCTGGGTCTTGGAAGAAGACTTGCCTCTTGCTCTAGCAGTTGGAGATTTTGATTCTGTGACGGAAGAAGAGCGACAGGTGATTCAAAAACGTGCCCAGCATTTTGTTCAAGCCCGACCAGAAAAAGATGATACAGATTTGGAATTGGCTCTCTTAACCATCTTTGAGCAAAATCCTCAGGCTGAGGTTACTATTTTCGGTGCTTTGGGAGGTCGTATTGACCATATGCTGGCTAACGTCTTTCTACCTAGCAATCCCAAGTTGGTACCTTATATGCGCCAGATAGCGATTGAGGATGGGCAAAATTTGATTGCCTATTGTCCAGAAGGGACCAGTCAGCTACATCCCCGTTCAGACTACGACTATCTTGCCTTTATGCCGGTTCGGGATAGCCAGCTGACTATTCTTGGTGCCAAGTATGAGTTGACAGAGGAAAATTTTTTCTTTAAAAAAGTGTACGCTTCTAACGAATATATAGATAGGGAAGTGTCGGTGACTTGCCCAGATGGCTATGTGGTCGTGCTGCATAGTAAGGACAGGAGGTAG
- the rsmA gene encoding 16S rRNA (adenine(1518)-N(6)/adenine(1519)-N(6))-dimethyltransferase RsmA: MRIADYSVTKAVLERHGFTFKKSFGQNFLTDTNILQKIVDTAEIDDQVNVIEIGPGIGALTEFLAERAAEVMAFEIDHRLVPILADTLRDFDNVTVVNEDILKVDLAQHIQNFKNPDLPIKVVANLPYYITTPILMHLIESGIPFSEFVVMMQKEVADRISAQPNTKAYGSLSIAVQYYMTAKVAFIVPRTVFVPAPNVDSAILKMVRRPEPAVAVEDENFFFKVSKASFTHRRKTLWNNLTGYFGKTEEVKDKLTKALDQAGLSPSVRGEALSLAEFASLADALKGQGL; encoded by the coding sequence ATGAGAATTGCAGATTATAGCGTGACCAAGGCAGTGCTGGAGCGTCACGGTTTTACTTTTAAAAAGTCCTTTGGGCAAAATTTCTTGACGGATACCAATATTTTACAAAAAATCGTGGATACGGCTGAGATTGATGATCAGGTTAATGTCATCGAAATCGGGCCAGGGATTGGTGCCTTGACGGAGTTTTTGGCTGAGCGTGCAGCAGAAGTCATGGCTTTTGAGATTGACCATCGTTTGGTGCCTATTTTGGCAGATACCTTGCGTGATTTTGACAATGTGACTGTAGTCAACGAGGACATTCTCAAGGTTGATTTGGCGCAACATATCCAGAATTTCAAAAATCCTGACCTGCCAATCAAGGTAGTGGCTAATTTGCCTTATTACATCACGACACCTATTCTCATGCACTTGATTGAGAGTGGCATTCCGTTTAGTGAGTTTGTCGTCATGATGCAAAAAGAAGTGGCGGATCGCATCTCCGCTCAACCTAATACCAAGGCTTATGGTAGCTTGTCGATTGCGGTGCAGTATTACATGACTGCCAAGGTTGCCTTTATCGTGCCTCGCACGGTCTTTGTGCCAGCGCCAAATGTGGATTCAGCCATCTTGAAAATGGTGCGTCGTCCAGAGCCAGCCGTAGCAGTGGAAGACGAGAACTTCTTCTTTAAGGTTTCTAAGGCTAGTTTCACCCATCGCCGCAAGACCTTATGGAATAACCTGACAGGTTACTTTGGCAAGACTGAGGAAGTTAAGGACAAGCTGACCAAGGCTTTGGACCAAGCAGGCTTGTCACCAAGTGTACGTGGTGAAGCTCTCAGCTTGGCAGAATTTGCCAGCCTAGCAGATGCACTTAAAGGGCAAGGACTCTAA
- the rnmV gene encoding ribonuclease M5, with translation MKEKISQVIVVEGRDDTANLKRYFDVETYETRGSAINEQDLERIQRLHQRHGVIVFTDPDFNGERIRRMIMTAIPTVQHAFLKRDEAVPKSKTKGRSLGIEHASYEDLKTALAQVTEQFEHESQFDISRSDLIRLGFLAGADSRKRREYLGEALRIGYSNGKQLLKRLELFGITLAEVEETMKSYENS, from the coding sequence ATGAAAGAAAAAATTTCTCAAGTCATCGTGGTTGAAGGTCGCGATGATACGGCCAATCTTAAACGTTACTTCGATGTAGAGACCTATGAGACACGAGGTTCTGCCATCAATGAGCAGGATCTAGAGCGGATTCAGCGTCTACACCAACGCCATGGGGTCATTGTCTTTACAGACCCAGATTTTAATGGGGAGCGGATTCGTCGCATGATTATGACGGCCATTCCAACAGTTCAGCATGCCTTTCTCAAACGAGATGAAGCTGTTCCCAAGTCCAAGACCAAGGGGCGTTCTTTGGGAATTGAGCATGCCAGCTATGAAGACCTGAAAACGGCTCTAGCTCAGGTGACAGAACAATTTGAACATGAGAGTCAGTTTGACATCAGTCGTAGCGACTTGATTCGCCTTGGTTTTCTAGCAGGAGCAGATAGCCGTAAGCGCAGAGAATATCTAGGAGAGGCTCTCCGAATCGGCTATTCTAACGGTAAGCAACTCCTCAAGCGCTTAGAGTTGTTTGGGATTACCTTGGCAGAAGTGGAAGAAACCATGAAATCTTATGAGAACAGCTAA
- the rmuC gene encoding DNA recombination protein RmuC codes for MESLLVLLLIANLAGIFLIWQRQDKQEKHLSKSLEDQADHLSDQLDYRFEQARQASQLDQKDLEVAVSDRLQEVRIELHQGLTQVRQEMTDNLLQTRDKTDQRLQALQESNEQRLEQMRQTVEEKLEKTLQTRLQASFETVSKQLESVNRGLGEMQTVARDVGALNKVLSGTKTRGILGELQLGQIIEDIMTPAQYEREYTTVENSSERVEYAIKLPGQGDQEYVYLPIDSKFPLADYYRLEEAYEAGDKDEIERCRKSLLASVKRFAKDIKSKYIAPPRTTNFGVLFVPTEGLYSEIVRNPVFFDDLRREEQIIVAGPSTLSALLNSLSVGFKTLNIQKSADHISKTLASVKTEFGKFGGILVKAQKHLQHASGNIDELLNRRTTAIERTLRHIELSEGEPALDLLHFQENEEEYED; via the coding sequence ATGGAAAGTTTACTTGTTCTATTATTGATTGCCAACCTAGCTGGTATCTTTCTGATTTGGCAAAGGCAGGATAAGCAGGAAAAACATCTAAGTAAGAGCTTGGAGGATCAGGCAGATCACTTGTCAGACCAGTTGGATTACCGCTTTGAACAAGCAAGACAAGCCAGCCAGTTAGATCAAAAAGATTTGGAAGTGGCTGTCAGTGACCGTTTGCAAGAAGTGAGAATCGAATTGCATCAAGGCCTGACTCAAGTTCGTCAAGAAATGACAGATAATCTCCTCCAAACCAGAGATAAGACCGACCAACGCCTTCAAGCCTTGCAGGAATCAAATGAGCAACGCTTGGAACAAATGCGTCAGACGGTCGAGGAAAAGTTAGAAAAGACCTTGCAAACACGCTTGCAGGCTTCCTTTGAGACAGTTTCCAAACAACTGGAGTCTGTCAATCGAGGCCTTGGAGAAATGCAGACGGTGGCTCGCGATGTCGGTGCTCTCAACAAGGTTCTCTCTGGAACCAAAACACGAGGGATTCTGGGAGAATTGCAACTGGGGCAAATCATCGAAGACATCATGACTCCTGCCCAGTACGAAAGAGAATACACAACGGTTGAAAACTCCAGTGAACGAGTGGAGTATGCCATCAAGTTACCTGGACAGGGAGACCAGGAATACGTTTATCTACCGATTGACTCCAAGTTTCCACTGGCAGATTATTATCGCCTAGAAGAAGCCTATGAAGCAGGTGACAAGGATGAAATCGAACGCTGTCGTAAGTCACTCCTAGCAAGTGTCAAGCGCTTTGCCAAGGATATCAAGAGCAAGTACATAGCACCGCCTCGGACTACCAATTTTGGAGTTTTATTTGTCCCTACCGAAGGTCTCTACTCAGAAATTGTCCGTAATCCTGTCTTCTTTGATGATTTGAGACGGGAGGAACAGATTATTGTCGCAGGTCCAAGTACCCTATCAGCCCTGCTTAACTCTCTATCAGTTGGCTTCAAGACTCTCAATATCCAAAAGAGTGCCGACCATATTAGCAAGACTCTTGCCAGTGTCAAGACTGAATTTGGCAAGTTTGGTGGCATTCTGGTCAAGGCACAAAAACACCTCCAACATGCCTCTGGCAATATTGATGAACTATTAAACCGTCGTACCACAGCTATCGAGCGGACGCTCCGTCACATTGAGTTGTCAGAAGGTGAGCCTGCGCTTGATCTACTCCATTTCCAAGAAAATGAGGAAGAATATGAAGATTAG
- the rsgA gene encoding ribosome small subunit-dependent GTPase A, whose product MQGQIIKALAGFYYVESEGQVYQTRARGNFRKKGHTPYVGDWVDFSAEENSEGYILKIHERKNSLVRPPIVNIDQAVVIMSVKEPDFNSNLLDRFLVLLEHKGIHPIVYISKMDLLEDRGELDFYKQTYGDIGYDFVTSKEELLPLLTGKVTVFMGQTGVGKSTLLNKIAPDLNLETGEISDSLGRGRHTTRAVSFYNLNGGKIADTPGFSSLDYEVSTAEDLNQAFPEIATISRDCKFRTCTHTHEPSCAVKPAVEEGTIAPFRFDNYLQFLSEIENRRETYKKVSKKIPK is encoded by the coding sequence ATGCAGGGACAAATCATTAAAGCCTTGGCTGGGTTCTACTATGTAGAGAGTGAGGGCCAAGTCTATCAAACACGAGCGCGTGGAAATTTCCGTAAAAAAGGTCATACCCCTTACGTTGGGGACTGGGTAGATTTCTCTGCCGAGGAAAATTCAGAGGGCTATATCCTCAAGATTCATGAACGGAAAAACAGTCTGGTCCGTCCGCCCATTGTCAATATTGACCAAGCTGTAGTAATCATGTCCGTCAAGGAACCTGATTTTAACAGCAATTTGTTGGATCGTTTCTTAGTTCTTTTGGAACACAAGGGTATTCATCCCATCGTCTATATTTCTAAGATGGACCTACTGGAAGATAGAGGGGAACTGGATTTTTATAAACAGACTTATGGTGACATCGGCTATGACTTTGTGACTAGTAAAGAGGAACTATTGCCTTTGTTAACAGGCAAGGTTACAGTCTTTATGGGACAGACAGGTGTTGGGAAATCAACTCTTCTCAATAAAATCGCACCAGATCTCAATCTTGAAACAGGAGAAATCTCAGACAGTCTGGGTCGTGGGCGTCACACCACTCGAGCTGTTAGTTTTTACAACCTCAATGGGGGTAAAATCGCAGACACACCAGGCTTTTCATCACTGGATTATGAAGTATCAACGGCTGAAGACCTCAATCAGGCATTTCCAGAGATTGCCACTATCAGTCGAGACTGCAAATTCCGCACTTGTACCCATACCCATGAGCCTTCTTGTGCGGTCAAGCCAGCTGTAGAAGAAGGTACCATTGCGCCCTTCCGTTTTGATAACTACCTGCAATTCCTTAGCGAAATTGAAAATCGTAGAGAAACCTACAAAAAAGTCAGCAAAAAAATTCCAAAATAA
- a CDS encoding 3'-5' exoribonuclease YhaM family protein, giving the protein MKISHMKKDELFEGFYLIKSADLRQTRAGKNYLAFTFQDDSGEIEGKLWDAQPHNVEAYTAGKVVHMKGRREVYNNTPQVNQITLRLPQPGEPNDPADFKVKSPVDVKEIRDYMSQMIFKIENPVWQRIVRKLYTKYDKEFYSYPAAKTNHHAFETGLAYHTATMVRLADAISEVYPQLNKSLLYAGIMLHDLAKVIELTGPDQTEYTVRGNLLGHIALIDSEITKTVMELGIDDTKEEVVLLRHVILSHHGLLEYGSPVRPRIMEAEIIHMIDNLDASMMMMSTALALVDKGEMTNKIFAMDNRSFYKPDLD; this is encoded by the coding sequence ATGAAGATTAGTCACATGAAAAAAGATGAGCTGTTTGAAGGCTTTTACCTAATCAAGTCAGCTGACCTGAGACAAACTCGCGCTGGGAAAAACTACCTAGCTTTTACCTTCCAAGATGATAGTGGCGAGATTGAAGGGAAACTCTGGGATGCCCAACCTCATAACGTTGAGGCCTATACTGCAGGTAAGGTTGTCCACATGAAAGGACGCCGAGAAGTTTATAACAACACCCCTCAAGTCAATCAAATTACCCTTCGCCTGCCTCAACCTGGTGAACCCAATGACCCAGCTGATTTCAAGGTCAAGTCGCCAGTTGATGTCAAGGAAATCCGTGACTACATGTCGCAAATGATTTTTAAAATTGAAAATCCTGTCTGGCAACGAATTGTCCGAAAGCTCTACACCAAGTATGATAAGGAATTCTACTCCTATCCAGCTGCCAAGACTAATCACCATGCCTTTGAAACGGGTTTGGCCTATCATACGGCGACCATGGTGCGTTTGGCAGATGCTATTAGCGAAGTTTATCCTCAGCTCAATAAGAGCCTGCTCTATGCGGGGATTATGCTGCATGACTTAGCTAAAGTCATTGAGTTGACGGGACCAGATCAGACCGAATACACAGTTAGAGGCAATCTCCTTGGGCATATTGCTCTAATTGATAGCGAAATTACCAAGACAGTTATGGAACTCGGTATCGATGATACCAAGGAAGAAGTCGTTCTGCTTCGTCACGTCATCCTTAGTCACCACGGCTTGCTTGAGTATGGAAGTCCAGTCCGTCCACGCATTATGGAAGCAGAGATTATCCATATGATTGATAATCTGGATGCAAGCATGATGATGATGTCAACAGCTCTGGCTTTGGTGGATAAAGGAGAGATGACCAATAAAATCTTCGCTATGGACAATCGTTCCTTCTATAAACCAGATTTAGATTAA
- the rpe gene encoding ribulose-phosphate 3-epimerase → MSQYKIAPSILAADYANFEREIKRLEATGAEYAHIDIMDGHFVPQISFGAGVVESLRPHSKMVFDCHLMVSNPEHHLEDFARAGADIISIHVEATPHIHGALQKIRSLGVKPSVVINPGTPVEAIQHVLHLVDQVLVMTVNPGFGGQAFLPETMDKVRELVALREEKGLNFEIEVDGGIDDKTIAQAKEAGATVFVAGSYVFKGDVNERVQTLRKQLD, encoded by the coding sequence ATGTCTCAATACAAGATTGCTCCGTCAATTCTGGCAGCAGATTATGCCAACTTTGAACGTGAAATCAAACGTCTAGAAGCAACTGGGGCAGAATATGCCCATATCGATATTATGGATGGTCATTTTGTGCCACAAATCAGTTTTGGTGCGGGTGTGGTCGAGAGCCTTCGTCCTCATAGTAAAATGGTTTTCGATTGCCACTTGATGGTGTCAAACCCTGAGCATCATTTAGAAGATTTTGCGCGTGCAGGTGCAGATATCATCAGTATCCATGTAGAAGCAACACCCCATATCCATGGTGCCCTCCAAAAAATTCGTTCACTCGGTGTCAAGCCTTCAGTCGTTATCAATCCTGGTACGCCTGTTGAAGCTATCCAGCACGTCCTTCATCTAGTTGACCAAGTTTTAGTCATGACGGTTAATCCAGGTTTTGGTGGGCAAGCCTTTCTGCCAGAAACCATGGATAAAGTCCGTGAGTTGGTTGCACTTCGTGAGGAAAAAGGTTTGAACTTTGAAATCGAAGTGGATGGTGGGATTGATGATAAAACGATTGCTCAAGCTAAAGAAGCTGGTGCGACTGTTTTTGTAGCAGGTTCCTATGTCTTTAAGGGAGATGTCAATGAGCGAGTACAAACTCTCAGAAAACAACTGGACTAA
- a CDS encoding TatD family hydrolase → MIFDTHTHLNVEEFAGREAEEIALAADMGVTQMNIVGFDQPTIERALELVDEYDQLYATIGWHPTEAGTYTEEIEAYLLDKLKHPKVVALGEIGLDYHWMTAPKEVQEQVFRRQIQLSKNLDLPFVVHTRDALEDTYEVIKSEGVGPRGGIMHSFSGTLEWAEKFVELGMTISFSGVVTFKKATDIQEAAKELPLDKILVETDAPYLAPVPKRGRENKTAYTRYVVDFIADLRGMTTEELSAATTANAERIFGLDSK, encoded by the coding sequence ATGATTTTTGATACACATACACACTTAAATGTAGAAGAATTTGCAGGTCGTGAGGCAGAAGAAATCGCCTTAGCTGCTGATATGGGTGTGACACAGATGAATATTGTTGGTTTTGATCAACCAACGATTGAGCGTGCCTTGGAGTTGGTAGATGAGTACGACCAACTCTATGCAACTATTGGTTGGCATCCGACAGAAGCTGGAACTTACACAGAGGAGATTGAAGCCTACTTGCTTGACAAGCTCAAGCATCCAAAGGTAGTTGCTTTAGGTGAGATTGGTTTGGATTATCATTGGATGACAGCGCCTAAAGAAGTGCAGGAGCAGGTTTTTCGTCGTCAGATTCAGCTATCTAAGAACTTGGATTTGCCTTTTGTTGTCCATACCCGTGATGCGCTGGAAGATACTTATGAGGTTATCAAGAGCGAGGGAGTTGGCCCTCGAGGTGGCATTATGCATTCTTTCTCAGGGACTCTTGAATGGGCAGAGAAGTTTGTCGAGCTTGGCATGACTATTTCCTTCTCAGGAGTGGTGACTTTTAAGAAGGCAACTGACATCCAAGAAGCAGCTAAAGAGTTACCTTTGGACAAGATTTTGGTGGAGACGGATGCTCCCTACTTGGCTCCTGTTCCTAAACGTGGTCGCGAAAACAAAACAGCCTACACTCGCTATGTAGTAGATTTTATCGCGGATTTGCGTGGTATGACGACCGAGGAGTTATCGGCAGCAACGACTGCAAATGCAGAACGAATTTTTGGATTGGATAGCAAGTAA